One genomic window of Branchiostoma floridae strain S238N-H82 chromosome 4, Bfl_VNyyK, whole genome shotgun sequence includes the following:
- the LOC118414960 gene encoding transmembrane protein 41B-like, with protein MAASQSEKSSDPGLAAGSAENHVPGNTVRPPSPLGATPRPPLMRERQGLSRSGAEGSETAREEPGDKGNTSRPGDISQEESSKNFTILAFIFLASLVVLGLVYWNFPDLKEEERAAVKLPRNIEDAKALGRVLSAYKEAYYYEVMAGVIVTYIFLQTFAIPGSIFLSILIGYMFPFPLALFIVCLCSATGASFCYLLSYLVGRRLVLRYIPDRVKQWSATVNRHRDNLLWYIIFLRITPFLPNWFINITSPVIDVPLYPFYLGTFLGVAPPSCIAIQTGTTLYQLTHYGAAVSWKSMSFLAVFAVLSLLPTLFKGKLKEKFD; from the exons ATGGCCGCCTCCCAGTCAGAAAAGTCGTCTGATCCCGGCTTGGCCGCAGGTTCGGCGGAAAACCACGTCCCAGGAAACACCGTGCGCCCTCCTAGTCCTCTCGGAGCTACACCGAGACCGCCTCTGATGAGGGAACGCCAGGGTTTGTCCAGGTCCGGCGCAGAGGGCTCAGAAACGGCCCGCGAAGAACCAGGAG aCAAAGGCAACACCAGTAGACCTGGAGATATCAGCCAAGAAGAGTCGTCCAAAAACTTCACCATCCTCGCCTTCATCTTCCTGGCATCTCTGGTTGTCTTAGGTCTCGTCTACTGGAACTTTCCAGATCTGAAGGA AGAGGAGAGAGCAGCAGTGAAATTACCAAGAAACATAGAAGATGCCAAAGCACTCGGACGTGTGCTGTCAGCATACAAGGAGGCGTACTACTATGAAGTCATGGCAGGAGTGATTGTCACTTATATATT TTTACAAACATTTGCCATACCAGGGTCCATCTTCCTCAGCATCCTGATAGGCTACATGTTCCCCTTCCCTCTGGCACTCTTCATCGTTTGCTTG tGTTCTGCGACAGGTGCCTCTTTCTGCTATTTATTGTCATATCTGGTGGGGCGACGACTTGTCCTGCGCTACATCCCCGACAGGGTCAAGCAGTGGTCAGCAACG GTGAACCGTCACCGTGACAACCTGCTGTGGTACATCATCTTCCTGCGCATCACCCCGTTCCTGCCCAACTGGTTCATCAACATCACATCTCCTGTTATAGACGTTCCACTCTACCCCTTCTACCTGGGCACCTTCCTGG GCGTGGCCCCACCCTCCTGTATAGCGATCCAGACCGGCACTACTCTGTACCAGCTGACTCACTATGGAGCTGCGGTCTCCTGGAAGTCTATGAGCTTCCTGGCTGTGTTCGCTGTGCTGTCCCTTCTCCCGACACTCTTTAAGGGCAAGCTAAAGGAGAAGTTTGACTGA